The Apostichopus japonicus isolate 1M-3 chromosome 12, ASM3797524v1, whole genome shotgun sequence sequence GAACAACCCATGCTAAACACACTCCAAAAATATGATCAATACATGAACAACACATGCTAAACACACTCCCAAATATGATCAATACATGAACAACACACTCTAAGCACACTCCCAATACTCTATCAAATACATGCAAAACACTTGCTAAGCACACTCTCAATACTATTtcaataaatacattaatacatgAACAACACATGCTTAACACACTCCAAAAATATGATCAATACATGAACAACACACTCTAAGCACACTCCCAATACTCTATCAAATACATGCAAAACACTTGCTAAGGATACTCTAAATACTCTAGCAATAAATGCATTAATACATGAACAACCCATGCTAAGCACACTCCAAAAATATGATCAATACATGAACAACACATGCTAAACACACTCCCAAATATAATCAATACATGAACAACACACTCTAAGCACACTCCCAATACTCTATCAAATACATGCAAAACACTTGCTAAGCACACTCTCAATACTATTtcaataaatacattaatacatgAACAACACATGCTTAACACACTGATAACACAATATAAATACGTGTATTAAACCACGAAAAACGTATGCTAAACACACTCTCAATTCATGAttaatacatacaaaataaCATGAACAACACATGCTACACACTCTCAATACATGCATTAATACATGAAAAACACATGCTTAACACTCCTAGTACATGATTAACACATGCAATAAAACATAAACAACACGTGCTTCACAATGTAAATACATTATCTGTACATGCATTAATACATGAAACCACATGTTAAACAGCTCTCAAAACATGATCGATACATGAATTATAACATGAACAATAAGGgcttaatcaacggtctagcgtgcgttactcacaggattaatgcacgatcgggggataatgcaagcgatgcacgagggcggagcccgagtgcatccagcgatagcattaacacccggagtgcattaatcatgtgagtaacgcacgctagaccgttgattaaccccgttcattcatacactaccatttgtgtggggaaaaaatcataaaacaaaacatttttggttacatataaccaaagatttattaaagtgatgcccggTAAGTCGAATACCAGCATAacaatgtacatgtgcaattataaagtaatactgaacgatagtgaataattataaaggaaacgtctttgaaaggctgtcattcataaaagATGAACCATAATAACATTTAAACTTATGTTTGGCAATATTTCGGccataaaactatttttgaaaggtctcaataacaaggaactacaaacaattactagttggcttcatcatatcaataccctacagcttctggttcccatagcaaccattctaGGGACAAACATGTACGTATGGTATACAGTCAACTCATACGATAACATAGTAGGCCTTGTATTGAACACGTACGGTACGTACCGTACCTACGTACGTACACTCACTTGAACGTACACGATACACAGTGCTTGGCACTGCGGTCGTTTAACTGTAAATTTATATCACTATGAGCAACATAACGGCCTTGCGAACATTTAATTACGGACAGatactggatatatttaaacTCAAAGCATCCACAACTGTTTGATGTTTTAATACAGATATAACTATGAATTTTGGAAGTAAACATTCACAGGACTTTGGAAAGAACATTTGGAGAACAGTTTGGACATGTTAGACGTTTCAGCCCTAACAGCAGCAGCAACGTTAATGTCATTGTTGGAGGCAACAGCTGTGCAGCCTACACTTTGGCCTAGACTCGAGTGCGGATCCATGTTTTCGCGTCCTTTACCTCTGTTGGCATCTTGCAAGACTTTTGAAcaagattttgtgtttttgatgtATTTCGATAGCTCATCAAAGCAGACGACAAAACATGGTAACATGGTAACAATTGTATTCATCCGccggtaattttaccgtgcgttactcacaggattaaccacggtcagctgacctgaatggaccaataggatttaggaatcttcactaagtatgaatgaacacaTGCTAATTACTCTCAATACATTATCAATCCGTGCATTAATACACGAAAAACATATGTTTAACACACTCTCAATACACGCATAAATACATGAAAAACACATGCTAAACACTCTCAATACATTTTCAGTACATGCATAACACGAAAAAGCACATTCCCAGATACATGATTAATACATATTGGCCACAAAATCACCAAAGATAGGTAAAGCAAATGGGTAAGTAATGTTGGGTACGTTCAATCCCGTAAAATGATAAAGGGTAGCTCATTGCTTGGTTTAGTAACAAAtcacaaaaataattttaaactgACTGAAGCCATTGATCTTCTATGCTACAGCAAACGTTATCATATAGCGACATAGACAGTCGCATGCTTCCTATAACACAAATAGAGTTAAAGCAACTTCGTTAAAAAGatgtaattaaaaacaaagaaagaaagaaattactaGTCCCATAAACTTGTATTGCAGATCTTACATGATGTATCATTTCAATGAGATCTTCAAGGAGGAACAAACGAGTCTTACGTTGAATTTTGTGTATAGTAGAGCTGGTATAGTTTCATACTTCCTGAAACGTTATAGCTCAATAAAGCAGTTTAAAATCTCgttaaaaagatatataaaaaacattaaatactAAAGAACAAAACCACGAGATCTTAAGGAAGCAAACGGTTATTATATTGAACTTGGTGTGCATCAGAGTACCAGCAATAGTCAAGTAGACAATGACGTAGCGGTattattcaaaatttaaataaagtaaCAAGTTAGATAGTTAGATAGAGATAGTTCAGTTGaagtgtatgcatgtatatatatatatatatatatatatatatatatatatatatatatatatatatatatatatatatatatatatatatatatatatttatttatttatttatttatttatttttatttattcatatttatatacatgtaaatattgaTACTTTGATGTGCTCTTATTTCAAACACTAATGTAATAATTTTTTGATGTTATATGTTTATGGAACGGAATTCGATAAGGTAATTAATTTGATGTACTCAAATTTAAGATACTAAtgtaataatgttttgatgttataTGTTTATGGAACGGAATTCGAAAAGGGAAGTACTTTGATGCATTAAGATTAAAAACATTTATGTAATAAAGATTTGATGTAATATGTATAAGGAACGAAATCCGAAATAGGAAGTACTTTCATATACACAGATTAAAAACCCTCGTGtaataatgttttgattttatatGTTTGTGGAACGGAATTAGAAAAAGGAAAGTATTGTGATGTActtcaattaaaaacatttatgtaataatgttttacttttcGCACTTCGCGCGTGTAAACCGTCTTGCAACggtttttgtttacattacttAAGATGGTAGCAAAACACAAAAACTGCTGAATAACATATGGTTTGATCCGCATCAAACATCCATGTGTTAAACCATTTACTAATCAGGGGTACCGAAAGGCAATAATATTGCACCGACTTCAGACTGGTGCAATCCCCGAAAGGTTTTAAAATATCTCCCTCAGAAGCACTTGCCAACAAATATGCCCCTAGAAATTGGAAATTGCCCACCGGCGCTACGGTGGGCAAGTGAATTACCTCACACACCTAATACTGTCTTTCCAAAATGTATTCTGCAATGTAAAATAGCCGAGAATATTTTTCCTTCCATTTTTGGCTGTCAGGTTACAGGATATCGAATCTAAAGGtctttaattttaaaaaaatctttgGGCTAACCCCAGAAACCATCCCCTCCACCACGCCTAGAGATCAGTACCAGCTGGGCTTCAATTGGTATAGGAGTCCCCGAACAACGGTTTGTCCGCCTGATTTTCTTTCACCACACatgccacccccctcccgattTGTGATGCTTCCGAAGTGCCCCTCCAAAAATTTGACCCCATATTTTTAAAGCTTTCTACACCCATGCCCTCGACCAAGGGGCAATTCGTACGAATTTGCAAAAAATGCTGTTAGAACTGCATTTACCATTTCCTATTTGGGAATGGCTCCGTATAATTACGTTGTAATAAATTATCGACATTATATTGTTAGTAGAGTGAACTTTTCGAGATTTCCAACTTGAACAAAATTCCGCACAGCCGAATTTCCTTCGCGTCCCCTAAGCCTAGTCCGGGGACTTCAACAACATCGtcatttctgacaaaatggGAGCAGTGTGGTTTTTCTGAATGGAGATCAAAccggaaaaataaaaaataatttaagttacatttaaataataaaacagtAAATCTAATTAGACGCCAATAACCACGTAGCAAATATCAAAAGTGGAACTTAAGTATAAAATCAACTTACGATTTTagagaaaatataacaaagcaTGAGATTAAAACGAACAGGACACCATCGTAAGAAAAAGAGATGCAAAACACACTATCACATTTCACTGCGCACTAAGTAGGTTCCCTAATTCAAACGCCTATCCAGTTTCCAGACTGTTGTTTCTTGGGTTCATAATTGATGTGCTTTCAACCGCCACTGgtcaataatacatttaatggaagaaaaaacataGTTATTCTGGTGGTGATATAAGTTCAAGATTTGATTTGGTATATAgagaaatataaacaattgaAACATTAAAGTGCGTAATATTTGGTACCACCATGCTACACGCTCCACAAGCACAACGGCCAGTCTGTCTACCCTTTTGCCCCACTCCAGTCTCTGGTACGCTGAGCAGCAAGCGAGAGGCAGCAGGTTCTGTTTGTACAGTCGGTATATCCAGGCACGTAGCCAGCTCTGTCGGTCTTGGAAGGGGGAGAGGATGGGCGAAATTAAGATGAATGTTTCTACCATGGTTTACATTTAATTGTGAAATACTGAATAGTATTGAATCGAAGCTATCGATCTATTGTACAAACATTATTATCTGTTATTTATTGTTCTTGAACTTCTTTCCTTGGAGCTTCTGCTGTCTGAACTGTttctattattatcatttttgaaAAGTTCCAATTGATCACAAATAAATAACATCAACAAAATCCTTTTCTAGAGCGTCATGTCTGCTTCATCTCAACTATTAGTGCTCTCGATTCGACCCCGGTGAGTTTAATCCAGTCATTCGGCaggtcatgtgacgtcataagGCTTGGAAGTGTCTACGAGATTGTACAAAATGAGTGTCTCAATGCAACTAGACATGGTATGTCTGCAACATATTTTTCGCTTGCACTGTCTTATATCGTAACCTACATAAGAACAGTTTCTTAACGTAGTATTGCATGGTCTACCTTCGCATGTAATCAACAATTAATAAGCTATTCCATTCTGACTTTACCTAAGTTTAGTTTCATGATTTGAAAGGAGGTTCATATACGGCTGgtttcaagaaaaaaataagaacgAAAAGCTTCAATATTTCGTTACATAATTGtcacaatatttttctttatttttaatttggcggaaagggggggggagggcggagggttgaaggaggtttgtAGATTCCCATCGGTTTTACTTGTATTTAAATAGATGTAATTATCGATACAAAAGGGCGGAGGAGGGTTGCGATAACCTTTATATATAGCAGCCATATAGCCTACATGGCGTTATTTCGTCTGTTCCGCCTTTTATGAACCACAGTTCTTTGACAAAACGCGCAATATAAGTATTTGCCTTTATCAATCGAAAGACTTGTATGCTACATTACATACGTTTCATGCTTATTATGAAAGGGATTATTCATTTGGTTAAGGTGACATAAAACATGCAAATACATTAAATCGTACGGTTGGTAATTGTGAGAGAAAGCTTcttcttttgtattatttgaatatttgtattaGGTTGTTATAGCAACTGAAGATATAAAATTTATATGACATTGGTACAAAGGAAGGAAATGTAATGATTGAAGAAAGTACACCTTCATAAAATCTACAAATCAAACATCTCTTTTTGTTGACGCCATGACGAACCATGTAATTGCTGCTTAGTCGCTTATACCATTGATATTAGATAACAGGATGGTCGTTATAACGACATCAGCAGTAGCactgatttctatttttgttataaatactactttgatatttaataaaagaCAGAATTGACTAAGAAGGAAAGGAACACTTTCATAATAATTACAACAGCGTTATTACTATTAAGAAGAAGCTGCATCAAATACTAAGATGGAGATAGGACTCACTGTAATACTACTCATCCTATACGGTTTGTACTGCTTTCTTTTTCGTTGCTTCGTTCTCGCATCACCTTGAATTTCAAGACTTAAAATAACTGCATGCACTAACTTTGACTGTACTGCTCGTTATTTCGTGAATCGAAAACCAAGTTTGTCTGCGGATAAGCGCTTAACAAGGCGCGGATCCAGAGACCAGGTGTAAAGTTTGTACATCGCTTTTGGTCAACAAGCTAGGATGCCCAAAGATCCTCAATAGCTGCATTCATCTTACCCAGGTCAACATGTAGTTAGTGTATTATTCATTACATTTGTTCTAAATTCATATTTAGGTTTCATATCAACGGAAGGTGCCCCTCCACCCCAAACTGTGGAAAATAAAGGTGAGTAGAAAAGGAACTAACGGCTTGCATTATTGTGTCCGTTTTTCGATCTTGGTGGATTGCACCCTAAAATTGTCTTGCGAATGTCGATGCATTCTTCTTATAATATTTAACAAGGTTGATGCGTGGTCGCGTGACCAATTCACCATCTATCTAATTGTATTGAAGCGGTACTGTGTAACTTTATGGGTTATTCATTTGTGACacaatgttttctttataaCTGTTACTGTGATTTCTGCATGGCTGCCAAGATACATCAGTCGTTAAAATGATGTCATTGATATTTTGTGTcattaaattatgtaatataGCAATAAATTTAACACCGACAAGTCGTAGATAACTATATTAAAACTGATTGAGCTCAGCCAACTGATTGTCTTATCTACTTCGGTCTGCAAAGTTTTCACCTTTAAACTATTTTTAAAGTTTGGTTTACTCCTCATACCATGAAATCAATGATGGTATCAACGTCTAATAAACACAAATTGGTAAATTCTAACATACCCTGTTTTACCCGTTAATACTTAATCTACCAAATATTTCCTTGAAATTTGTTTTACCGACGAGTGTCCGCAGATTAACTAAAATGAAAATGTCTAACACTATTTTTCCAGCAAGTTGGAACAATTCTAATACCACAacatactgtcctctcatatcatgcttcatcGTAGTTTGCTGACAGTATGAATAGTTCTTAAGCTGTCTCTGATAGTAACATTATATTTATACTGCTCATTCTGTCAGTAACAGTGCTTTGAAGCTTGACATTAAAGTAGAGATAATTATAAAGAACGTGTCCAATTGTCGGTAGTACCTTGCGTGCGCGCTAAGTTAACTTAAGTATTaaggtatgtaatgtatttatgataagttatatatttttgttaccaagAGACACGTATTAGattcattttaaaaacaaaatctctcTAACCTACTTTATTGTCTTCGTTTCCCAAACCATGATATCTGGACTGCGTAACAATATCTTTCAATTAACTTATCGACTAACAAGacaaatatatcatattatcCCACTTTCCTCATTTTAGATGCAAGCATCTGTTACTCTTACCACAGAACGTCTGATCGTAGCTCCATTTTCAGACAGACTAGCTGCCACGGGGATCATGACTTAGAAGTGCCACCCGATTCGTCCATTGTGACATCACTGCTAAATTTTACACCAGACAGACACTACCAAGGTAAGTTACTAAACTAAATAATTCCATGACACCAGATACCATTTTAAGcaataatgtaaacaataatgattttttttaaatagtactAAGGAACATTGGGTAACCTTGTACAATTACCCTAATATTCCTAATTTGACAGTATTCAATGGAATATGGTATGATGTAAATATACAACCGACTACTCGAATATCGTTGTTTTATATCTCAGATATCAGGATTTCATTCATGATATGCAGAGACAATTTATTAGCAAATGTTGAATGGTCAAATTAAGGACATTTCTTGGATTGCCTAATTTAAAAGGTTGAATCATTTGGTCTCTTATCGGCCCTAACTTAAAATAAACCTCACGATGAGAACATTTTGAATCGATTGATAATTCAGATCTGCCGAACGAGAGCGATTAGCTACAGCTCTGCCTAACATATGGGGGAAAAGGCTATAATAGGATATGTGTCTACAAGTAAGCAACGCCTACAACGAATGTCTTGATATGGACACGTGGGTTCTAGAGATGAACACTTGTGgcaaaatgaaatgttattattctaaaatgtttaaaacaattaGTAAACTTTTCTTAATATTTGAGAGTGAGAACAAAACAGTACGCACGCTCGCAAGGATGCATTAAATTTCTCAGTattatagtagtatatatatatatatatatatatatatatatatatatatatatatatatatatatatatatatatatatatatgaaaatcgtaatgcgttggaaaatcaagaacagtgaaaaaactttcagcctccaccgggatatatatatgtatgtatatatatatatatatatatatatatatatatacatacatacatatatatatatcccggtggaggctgaaaaaAACGCTGACCATTTTGACCAGCTTAGTTTTTGTTGGCCGTTCAATTGCTTAAAATGTCGTGATCAGTGTTCAGTAAAATGTTTTCCCAACCTATTTAGAGTCAATGATGTAATCTTTTGGTTCTTAACAAGCCGTGTCCAGACCTAGAATTAATACGTATGAAAACTGTAAATCCACAATGGAAATGTTATATTTTCAAAAGGTATTGGCGATTCTACGGAAGCGTCCACTGTTGGACATTCCCTTGAAGTTTCCCCAATAGAAGATTCCACTGAGGATGAAACAACTCAGACAACAACTGATCGTAAGTTTAACACTAACAGTTTTAGAACGTGTCCAATTGATGTTTTCGAGATACATTTCTATTTTCGTCAACTCAAAAAGTCGTATTGTCAACATTGCTCACCATCTGATTGTATTCAATTTCTGtacattgtttatttgttaGTATTTAGGACAACAATTTCTCTATAAATTCATCCATTGCTGTTTTCTGGATTTGCTATTTAGATGTAAGTGAATGGAATCTTAATTAGGAAGGTATCGTTTGTATAAAACCACCTTCCTATTAGTTGATATGCGCAACGGGGACTAAAGGGGAAAGGGAGTGGAGGggcataaatatgttatacaatagtCTATTATATTTCACGAAGAATGTTACAGTTATTACCAGAACGATCAGACTATATTGTAGATCAGGTTGAAGTGACTCATTTGTCTGATTTAGTGGTTATACCTCATATAGTCTCTGATCGTTTATTGGCCTATTAGAGACAATCTAAGAGTTTAAGATGACACATCTACGATCGTCCCTGTCAAAACAGCTCTGTTGAATCAATCATTTCTAGGATGTTAATTAAGGGTGTTGGTTTATATCGTGCCTCATGATTATGAATAGTGATTCGGTGAATAGTGTTATGAtgcagcatgttactttaaaggtttACTACGCTTATTGATGTTATGCAATGCTTAAatggtgtattattattatgctaatttgtaaACGTAGAGCACAACCAATGCAGTTCTAAGCTACGGTAGAGTTACCTCACCGAATGTCATGTAAATTAGTTCCAAGGAGTGGCTCGGTCTCTTCTCCCAGTGGCACCAAGCTGTACGTCACGCCACGTAAAACAACTATGTCTGCCTAGCACTTACAAAAACCCACCTTTTCCGTCTCGGCCTCTCTTCACCATGCCAACCACTCTGTGTGTGACTTTCTCTTAACTCTCTTTTGAATACCATTCTTATGGACTTATCATTTACCTTACCTGGTCCTGTTCTCTACCGGAACTGTTATTTACGTAAAGCGCCTTCCGGAAGCTTCCAGACACACCCGCACTGTTACTTAATCAACACCGACTACCCTGGGATTTGACACCCCGACGGAGAACCCAGAGGTAGTACCTTGCGTGCGCGCTAAGTTAACTTAAGTATTaaggtatgtaatgtatttatgataagttatatatttttgttaccaagAGACACGTATTAGattcattttaaaaacaaaatctctcTAACCTACTTTATTGTCTTCGTTTCCCAAACCATGATATCTGGACTGCGTAACAATATTTTTCAATTAACTTATCGACTAACAAGacaaatatatcatattatcCCACTTTCCTCATTTTAGATGCAAGCATCTGTTACTCTTACCACAAAACGTCTGATCGTAGCTCCATTTTCAGACAGACTAGCTGCCACGGGGATCATGACTTAGAAGTGCCACCCGATTCGTCCATTGTGACATCACTGCTAAATTTTACACCAGACAGACACTACCAAGGTAAGTTACTAAACTAAATAATTCCATGACACCAGATACCATTTTAAGcaataatgtaaacaataatgatttttttttaaatagtactAAGGAACATTGGGTAACCTTGTACAATTACCCTAATATTCCTAATTTGACAGTATTCAATGGAATATGGTATGATGTAAATATACAACCGACTACTCGAATATCGTTGTTTTATATCTCAGATATCAGGATTTCATTCATGATATGCAGAGACAATTTATTAGCAAATGTTGAATGGTCAAATTAAGGACATTTCTTGGATTGCCTAATTTAAAAGGTTGAATCATTTGGTCTCTTATCGGCCCTAACTTAAAATAAACCTCACGATGAGAACATTTTGAATCGATTGATAATTCAGATCTGCCGAACGAGAGCGATTAGCTACAGCTCTGCCTAACATATGGGGGGAAAGGCTATAATAGGATATGTGTCTACAAGTAAGCAACGCCTACAACGAATGTCTTGATATGGACACGTGGGTTCTAGAGATGAACACTTGTGgcaaaatgaaatgttattattctaaaatgtttaaaacaattaGTAAACTTTTCTTAATATTTGAGAGTGAGAACaaaagagtatatatatatatatatatatatatatatatatatatatataaatattacgccactattaaaatgttttgcttTAAGAATATGGGTGTATTTGTCTGTATATACAAGTAAAATGCTGACCATTTTGACCAGCTTAGTTTTTTTGGCCGTTCA is a genomic window containing:
- the LOC139977358 gene encoding uncharacterized protein — protein: MEIGLTVILLILYGFISTEGAPPPQTVENKDASICYSYHRTSDRSSIFRQTSCHGDHDLEVPPDSSIVTSLLNFTPDRHYQGIGDSTEASTVGHSLEVSPIEDSTEDETTQTTTDHASICYSYHKTSDRSSIFRQTSCHGDHDLEVPPDSSIVTSLLNFTPDRHYQGIGDSTEASTVGHSLEVSSIEDSTEDETTQTTTDHCTSGDWKTIGNSSYCLIHRPSVTWNDAYQSCKSISSNSHLACFGSFDESNHVYETFDLSADASIWGDCTAGSIQTTNFTKR